In the Styela clava chromosome 8, kaStyClav1.hap1.2, whole genome shotgun sequence genome, one interval contains:
- the LOC120345983 gene encoding uncharacterized protein LOC120345983 — translation MLIMQISNFYTNTWTLLPKRKLPMKNQGNCIQQRLFLWSIVVIIFTWHTTSARLDYEHRRTINELEDIFEILRKNQASTTVREGSKWSDAVDAWVTETQGKSITGKYGSTNERNQKISVTRESIWKVWNSLRTGTRELVIKKLYPLLIPQDSSEELNWRLHCADAYKLCMADTNCYWKYKNFLSSCTDKDLSILNTEDEESDEFFPSDALETKRTRRRPIPDRKRHHNSRRRSVKRDVYEVEQKMRSEARVTRRRKRTQRQKSVFWMGQYFLSEKYTDPYSVLRYFSMASRSSKCSTKCVHSLMMLNETVYGALLAHCDCRAQTMPSAYQVSGSVLQKNQIDSTDGSQISQEKYLQDWENTCFIHQRSAQTCRPRTFRRTSGIIGCTEARQRCEKNSICRIAQQNFLSKCSQVINGIHCSSSCKESVRRLRQATSHYDTCVCDTSEGPTCQQIRSNVVHLCDIPLGDNTKDFQDQSTKQNLKVDKNPTLTDQKTSAQIYSQNSRKFGGNSTNVFNRSNESRKTLNSSAASFFISQYHFIILQFFAVIISVLFTE, via the exons ATGTTAATAATGCAGATATCGAATTTCTATACCAACACTTGGACTCTTTTACCTAAGAGAAAATTACCTATGAAAAATCAAGGAAATTGTATTCAGCAAAGACTGTTTCTTTGGTCAATAGTAGTTATCATATTTACGTGGCACACCACGTCTGCTCGGTTGGATTACGAGCATCGACGGACGATAAACGAGCTCGAAGATATATTTGAAATCTTGCGGAAAAATCAAGCGTCGACGACGGTGAGGGAAGGGTCAAAATGGTCGGACGCGGTCGACGCGTGGGTAACAGAAACCCAAGGAAAGAGTATCACTGGAAAGTACGGTTCTACAAATGAACGGAATCAAAAAATATCAGTGACGAGGGAATCTATTTGGAAAGTTTGGAATAGTTTACGTACTGGAACTAGGGAACTGGTGATTAAAAAATTGTATCCGTTACTCATTCCCCAGGATTCTTCGGAAGAATTAAACTGGCGATTGCATTGCGCAGACGCTTATAAACTTTGTATGGCTGATACAAATTGTTattggaaatataaaaatttcttgtCTTCGTGTACTGATAAAGATTTGTCAATATTAAATACAGAAGACGAAGAATCAGATGAATTTTTCCCTAGCGATGCTTTGGAAACCAAACGAACTCGTCGCCGTCCAATTCCAGATAGAAAACGTCATCACAATTCGCGCAGGAGAAGCGTGAAAAGAGATGTGTATGAAGTAGAACAAAAAATGAGAAGCGAAGCAAGAGTGACGAGAAGACGGAAAAGAACGCAGAGACAAAAATCTGTATTTTGGATGGGGCAATACTTTCTATCAGAAAAATATACAGACCCATACTCGGTATTACGATATTTTTCTATGGCTTCTCGAAGCAGCAAATGCTCAACAAAATGCGTTCATTCTTTGATGATGCTAAATGAAACAGTGTATGGTGCTCTTCTGGCTCACTGTGATTGTCGAGCCCAAACCATGCCGTCTGCGTATCAGGTTTCAGGATCAGTGcttcaaaaaaatcaaatcgatTCAACGGATGGTTCCCAAATATCTCAAGAGAAATATCTCCAAGATTGGGAAAATACATGTTTCATTCACCAAAGGTCAGCTCAGACATGTCGTCCTCGAACATTTCGCAGAACATCAGGAATCATTGGTTGCACCGAGGCTCGACAAAGATGTGAAAAAAACTCTATTTGCAGGATAGCTCAGCAGAATTTTCTCTCAAAATGTTCACAG GTTATAAATGGTATTCACTGCAGCAGCTCTTGTAAAGAAAGCGTTCGTAGATTGCGTCAAGCGACTTCACACTATGATACATGCGTCTGTGATACTTCCGAAGGTCCAACGTGTCAACAAATAAGAAGCAACGTTGTTCATCTCTGCGATATCCCCCTTGGAGACAATACCAAAGACTTTCAAGATCaatcaacaaaacaaaatttaaaagttgACAAAAATCCGACATTGACGGACCAAAAAACATCTGCGcaaatatattcacaaaattCAAGAAAGTTTGGCGGTAATTCTACAAATGTTTTTAATCGTTCTAATGAAAGCCGAAAGACTCTTAATTCAAGCGCAgcaagtttttttatttctcagtatcattttataatattgcaattttttgCTGTTATTATATCAGTACTATTTACGGAGTAG